In Desulfobacter hydrogenophilus, the genomic stretch CAGGTTTGACGTGTTGTTGGCATTCTCCGCCATGCCTTCTGCAACAGTGACAAGTTCAATTGAAGAGGTTTCTATATTCTGACTATCGGTTGCCAACTGCCGGATAATACTTTGAAGTTTTTCCATAAACCGATTAAACAGACCGGCAAGTGTTCCCAGTTCATCTTTTGAAGTAATCTTGATTCTTTTGGTTAAGTCCCTTTCGCCCTTGTCCCCATCTTCAAAATTTACCATCATTGTATCGAGAGAGGCACCAATACCGGATACGATAACAAGGCATATTGCCGCGATACCGATAAAAATAATCCCGGAAATGATGGTCATTCTAATCATGGAGGTTTTTACATTTAAATTTATTTCTTTTGTGATAACACCCTTTGTGGTTTCGATATTATCGATATAAATCCCGGTGCCGATCCAGTAGTCAGTGTTTGGAATCATTTCAGCATAGCCAAGTTTGGGCGTATCGCCAGCCCCGGGCTTTGGAAAGATAAAATTTACAAAGCCGCCTCCGTTTTTCGCCTGATTTCTCAAATCTTTGACAAGATAAACATTGTTTTTATCTTTAAAGTCCTTCAAATTTTTTCCCTGCAATTCCTTTTTGAGCGGATGCGCTATATTGGTTGTCTCCTGGTAAACAAAATAATAACCGGATTTATCTGCCTCAAACCTGATGTCATCCACAGCCAAGCGGATGGCATCTATTTTTTGTGTTTCATCTTGAATTTTTTCAATGTTTGTCCCAATTGCGAGGGCTATTGAATGCGTTGCGATTTTAATTTTGTCTTTCTGGTCTTCAAGCAATACCTGGCCGGTTCGATCAACAGCCAGGTCCCGTACCCGATTGCTGCTGTTAATGGCAAACCAGACCATAATAATAAAAAGAACCAGGATGGAAACCATAATCAAATACATTCTTCCTTTAATACTGAAGTGCCTAAACATAGAAAATCTCCTATAAATCTCTTTGGTTAATTAAATTGTGTCTATTCTCAATTTTTTGAATTCAATACCAACTGTCTAAACACGACAATTTTTAGTCGGAATGGTGAAAAAAAGATTTAGAATTGACCTCAATTCTTGCATAATTTGAAATTAAATCAAGAATAAAATTGGGCTACTTTAGCTATATGTATGACCGGAGCTGTTGCCGGGATATTTTTATAGTGTTTGTAACTATCTGTAGTGACTTAGAATAACTCAAGCTGGGCTCACTTTATACGTTAATAAGATTTGAATTGACATCATCGGTCCGAAGGCATTGGGGGGAGGGGGGATAGAAAATTTTGTTCATTGGGTATTGGCTATCGCTTTCCGGGAAAATGAAAGCTGGATACGCAAAGGATTGGGGCCGGAGAATTTTGCAGCAATTCAGCATATTGCGTTAAATCTGCTAAAAGAAAATATGTCTCCTTTGGCAGGGTTATGGGCCAAAGGAGGCAAAGGATTATGGATGTGCACAGGGCCGGTGCCCAGAAAAGTGACCCCAAAACAGGCAGGCCTGTTATCGTATCGGGCATGGCCCCCAAGGGGATGTCCTGTGGGTAAAAAAACTTTGTACGCCTGGTCAGGGGGGGGCAGCACAACATATCGCTGTCCACCTTTCAACGGCAGCAGGCTCTTGCCCTGAAACAATCCACGTTTTGCCCCGCCCCTATAAAGCCCGTGACCCTTGGCCCCACGGGCCCGCCCCCGAAAAGAATGCAACATTTAAGTGTAACTCAATAAGTTGTTCAATTACTTTCTTGGTTTGTTGCGGGCCCAGAATATTCCGTCACAATAATACGCTTTAAACGGTCATATCTCGAGAATAATCTTACCGATATGCGTTGCGCTTTCCATAAGCCGATGGGCCTCTGCAGCCTGCTCCAGGGGAAATGTTTTGTGGACAGCCGGTTTAATTTTTCCCGCTTCAATCAGCGGCCATACCTTTTCTCTGAGCTGTGCCGCAATTTCAGATTTGGAGGCATCCGTACGGCTGCGCAAGGTGGAGCCCGTGTAAAGTAGACGTTTCAGCATGATGGGCATCAGATTGATCTCGACTTTGGAGCCCTTGTTAAATGCAATCTGAATGATGCGTGCATCCGGCGCCGCCGCCTTGATATTACGTGCAATGTAATCTCCTCCGACAATATCGAGAATGACATTGGCGCCCTTCACTTCATTTCTAACAATTTCAACAAAATCTTCCGTGTTGTAGTCAATAACCCGATCGGCGCCGAAACTTTTACAGGCTTCACATCGTTCTGCAGGGCTGTCAGTGGCATAAACCTTTGAGCCGAAAGCTTTTGCAAGCATGATGGCCGTTGAGCCGATACCGCCGGAGCCGCCGTGGACAAGAAAGGTTTCCCCTTCTTTGAGTCCGGCCCCCATGAATACATTGCTCCAAACCGTGAAGAACGTCTCGGGAATTCCCGCGGCTTCCACCAAACTCAAGCCTTTTGGAATTGGCAGGCAATGGGGCGCCAAAACGGCACAATACTCGGCATAACCGCCGCCGTTGGTCAGGGCACAGACTTGGTCTCCCACAGACCAATCGTTGACATCGCTGCCGGCAGCAACAATGGTTCCTGCGATCTCCAGACCCAGAAGGTCCGATGCGCCCTTTGGCGGCGGATAAAGCCCTTTACGTTGAACCATATCGGGCCCGTTTATACCGGTGGCCGCCACCTTGATCAGCACCTCTTCCGGTTTTAGCTGGGGCAGAGGTCTGCTTCCCACAGAAAGGGCCTCGGGACCGCCCGGTTCGATAATTTCAATCACTTTCATCTGTTCCGGTAATGTGGATGTCATCGCTGATTTCCTCCATCGTAAATGATTTTGAATTTACGTCCATTAAATATCGTCAGGGTTTTTGTAAAAGTTACTGAGATTAAAATTCTCCCGTTCACGTTATAATTTAACTTAAGTGTCAGGTCAAATCATAAAAAGGTGAGCAGGTCAACTCGTCGTAGAGTTTATCCAGGGCAACGCTTTGGACGAGTCTTTTAATAGGGCGGAAATTTTGTATATAGTCTTTGTCCTGATCCATCAGGATGATTCCAATATTTTTAAAGGAGGGCATCTGATCAAATTGTCGCAGAATAGACCGTCAAGAGATCAGGGACGATCACAATCGGCTAAAGGTTGTTGCAATTACTTTTTCATAGCTTCTTCAAAGAAATCGAGTTCATATTGTGTTGATAGCGTGAAGGCTTTCAACATTTCCTGATAAAGCTCTTCATCTGCCTCTGATGCTAACCG encodes the following:
- a CDS encoding NAD(P)H-quinone oxidoreductase, giving the protein MTSTLPEQMKVIEIIEPGGPEALSVGSRPLPQLKPEEVLIKVAATGINGPDMVQRKGLYPPPKGASDLLGLEIAGTIVAAGSDVNDWSVGDQVCALTNGGGYAEYCAVLAPHCLPIPKGLSLVEAAGIPETFFTVWSNVFMGAGLKEGETFLVHGGSGGIGSTAIMLAKAFGSKVYATDSPAERCEACKSFGADRVIDYNTEDFVEIVRNEVKGANVILDIVGGDYIARNIKAAAPDARIIQIAFNKGSKVEINLMPIMLKRLLYTGSTLRSRTDASKSEIAAQLREKVWPLIEAGKIKPAVHKTFPLEQAAEAHRLMESATHIGKIILEI
- a CDS encoding methyl-accepting chemotaxis protein, with the protein product MFRHFSIKGRMYLIMVSILVLFIIMVWFAINSSNRVRDLAVDRTGQVLLEDQKDKIKIATHSIALAIGTNIEKIQDETQKIDAIRLAVDDIRFEADKSGYYFVYQETTNIAHPLKKELQGKNLKDFKDKNNVYLVKDLRNQAKNGGGFVNFIFPKPGAGDTPKLGYAEMIPNTDYWIGTGIYIDNIETTKGVITKEINLNVKTSMIRMTIISGIIFIGIAAICLVIVSGIGASLDTMMVNFEDGDKGERDLTKRIKITSKDELGTLAGLFNRFMEKLQSIIRQLATDSQNIETSSIELVTVAEGMAENANNTSNLAGNVTRAAEDMNSNLSSITAAMEESSANVSMVASAAEEMNATISQITHHVEKAKNISENAAAKTSEAEDSISVLNTAAQSIGKVTDAITDISDQTNLLALNATIEAARAGEAGKGFAVVANEIKELANQTVDATKDIRKQIDNVRNNTDASVGSIKEVSGVIREVNEIVTTIAAAVIQQSAATQEIVSNISSLSLSIQQSNENVHQSSQMAGNITVDIEGVNSATIQMKERSELVKQSADKMNGMAEELKKIVQIFTV